A single region of the Gephyromycinifex aptenodytis genome encodes:
- a CDS encoding ABC transporter permease — protein MSTSSGTTAKASFDTGAFIKKYAIIFILIAFIVLLAIATGGSFLQTRNLFNVVVQVAPIAIIALGMTFVIITNGIDLSVGSTVALSAVVACSLAQVVSPTSMYPNLPALPILLPVVIGILVGAATGLVNGFLISFFKIAPFIATLGMMTAARGVALMYTDGRPISRLAAGYNFIGQGSILGIPVPILLLILCAVLAHVLLTYTRFGRHTYAIGGNEQAARVSGINIGRVRLWIFTLTGALAGLAGVILSARIGSGNPQLGTMMELDVITATVIGGTSFNGGVGTIWGTIVGALIIGVINNGMDLMNVSPFMQLVVKGAIIVVAIIIDERKNR, from the coding sequence ATGTCTACCTCAAGTGGCACCACGGCCAAGGCCAGCTTCGATACCGGCGCCTTCATCAAGAAGTACGCCATCATCTTCATCCTCATCGCCTTCATCGTGCTGCTGGCGATCGCCACCGGCGGCAGCTTCCTACAGACCCGCAACCTGTTCAACGTGGTGGTTCAGGTGGCGCCGATCGCGATCATCGCGCTCGGGATGACGTTCGTCATCATCACCAATGGCATCGACCTGTCGGTCGGCTCCACCGTGGCACTCTCGGCGGTGGTCGCCTGCAGCCTGGCCCAGGTGGTGAGCCCCACCTCGATGTACCCGAACCTGCCGGCGTTGCCGATCCTGCTCCCGGTGGTCATCGGGATCCTCGTAGGTGCCGCCACCGGTCTGGTCAACGGCTTCCTCATCTCGTTCTTCAAGATCGCCCCGTTCATCGCCACGTTGGGGATGATGACTGCCGCCCGCGGCGTGGCGTTGATGTACACCGACGGTCGACCCATCTCGCGGCTGGCGGCGGGTTACAACTTCATCGGCCAGGGCAGCATCCTGGGCATCCCGGTGCCGATCCTGTTGCTCATCCTGTGCGCGGTCCTTGCCCATGTGCTGCTCACCTACACCCGCTTCGGGCGCCACACCTACGCCATCGGCGGAAACGAGCAGGCCGCGCGGGTCTCCGGGATCAACATCGGGCGAGTCCGGTTGTGGATCTTCACCCTCACCGGCGCGCTGGCCGGGCTGGCCGGTGTCATCCTCTCAGCCCGGATCGGCTCGGGTAACCCCCAGCTGGGCACGATGATGGAGTTGGATGTCATCACCGCCACCGTCATCGGCGGAACGAGCTTCAACGGCGGTGTCGGCACCATCTGGGGCACCATCGTCGGCGCGCTCATCATCGGTGTCATCAACAACGGCATGGACCTGATGAACGTCTCGCCGTTCATGCAACTGGTGGTCAAGGGCGCCATCATCGTCGTCGCGATCATCATCGACGAACGCAAGAACCGCTGA